CCGCTTGACCTCGATCAGCCCCTTGGCGGAGAGGGCATCAAGATGCCGGCGCACAGCAGCAGGCGTGAAGCCCAGCCGTTCGCCGAGTTCCGCGGCGCTCACGGGGCCGTGTTCCAGCACTGCACCCAGGACGCGGTCCCGGGTACGTTCCTCCGCTTCGCGGGCTGCTGCCGGCTTGGCCACTGCCTCCGGCTCAGAGTTGCTCATAGAATACACAACACAAGCATGACCTAATCTGTTCCCGCATGCCACTAAGGACAGGCTTCCCATCGCCGGAGTGCCCCGCGGCGTCCGCCGCCGCCGGGTGCATCCTCCAGTACTACCTAACGTAGAATATGACGGTGCCTAACGACGAACCCTGCCTGACCATCAAAGGCCTGATTAAGGACTGCGGTCCGGTAGCCGGTCTCGACGGCAAAATGATCCGGGTGCTGGCCGGCGTGGATTTCACCGCGCGCCGCGGCTCCGTCACCGCCCTGCTGGGCGCCAACGGCGCCGGCAAGACCACCACGCTGGAATGCGCGCAGGGCCTGCAGCCCATTAACGGCGGCGAGGTCCTGCTGCTGGGGCAGGCTCCCTACGGGGCCGGAGCGGATCTCCGCAGCCGAGTGGGCGTGATGCTGCAGGACGGCGGCCTTCCCCCGTCGGCACGGCCGGTCCCCCTGCTGCACCACATCGCTTCCATGTACGCGGACCCGCGTCCCGTGGAGGAGCTGGTGGCCCGTCTCGGCATCGGCAGCTTCGCCAACACCAACATCCGCAGGCTCTCCGGCGGACAGAAGCAGCGCCTCGCCATGGCGGCCGCCCTGATCGGCCGGCCGGAGGTCCTGTTCCTGGACGAGCCGAGCGCCGGACTGGACCCGCAGTCGCGGCAGATTGTCTTTGACCTGATTTCGGAGCTCCGCGCCGAGGGCCTGGGCATCATCCTGACGACCCACCTGATGGACGACGCGCAAAAACTCGCCGACTACGTCTACATCATCGATGCGGGCAAGACCGTTGCGCAGGGCACAGTCGCCGAGCTGACCGCCCAAACCGGCGAGCTTGCCGACCAGCGGCTGCTGACCTTCGACGCCGCCCCGGGACTGGACCTGGCCGCCGTCGGGCTCGTCCATCTGGCCGCTGCTGAACCGGTGCCCGGCCACTACACGCTGCGCGGTGCGATTACGCCCGCGGATGTTGCCGCCCTTTCCGCCTGGTGGGCCCGGCTGAATCTCCTTCCGTCCGCCATCCACATGGCCTCGCGGTCCCTGGAGGATGTCTTCCTCGACCTT
This genomic interval from Arthrobacter sp. zg-Y820 contains the following:
- a CDS encoding ABC transporter ATP-binding protein; protein product: MTVPNDEPCLTIKGLIKDCGPVAGLDGKMIRVLAGVDFTARRGSVTALLGANGAGKTTTLECAQGLQPINGGEVLLLGQAPYGAGADLRSRVGVMLQDGGLPPSARPVPLLHHIASMYADPRPVEELVARLGIGSFANTNIRRLSGGQKQRLAMAAALIGRPEVLFLDEPSAGLDPQSRQIVFDLISELRAEGLGIILTTHLMDDAQKLADYVYIIDAGKTVAQGTVAELTAQTGELADQRLLTFDAAPGLDLAAVGLVHLAAAEPVPGHYTLRGAITPADVAALSAWWARLNLLPSAIHMASRSLEDVFLDLSGREIR